In Salvelinus namaycush isolate Seneca chromosome 37, SaNama_1.0, whole genome shotgun sequence, the following are encoded in one genomic region:
- the LOC120031475 gene encoding INO80 complex subunit C-like: MASPNHSPGVEGAVRVTTSPAGKTQTLVLASSLAGLRGKKRPANTATSPAVLASGNNSKKKKFQPIANPTQAQVTAVEAVSEGKAVGVSDAVGPATTEPAAKPLPFKDLIFVHSGIGGAAAGKKNRTWKNLKQILAVERTLPWKINDPNYYSIDAPPSLKPAKKYSDISGLPANYTDPQTKLRFTSSEEFSFLRLLPTDAVTGYLALRKATCIVP; the protein is encoded by the exons ATGGCTTCTCCGAACCATAGTCCGGGTGTAGAAGGGGCCGTCAGGGTAACGACTTCACCAGCTGGTAAAACACAGACGTTGGTGTTGGCTTCTAGCCTGGCCGGGCTCCGCGGTAAGAAGAGACCTGCTAACACCGCCACCTCTCCTGCTGTACTGGCCAGTGGGAACAACAGCAAGAAGAAGAAATTTCAGCCCATCGCAAACCCGACACAAGCACAG GTGACTGCAGTGGAGGCGGTGTCTGAGGGGAAGGCAGTGGGCGTGTCTGACGCTGTAGGTCCAGCCACAACGGAACCAGCAGCCAAACCCCTGCCCTTCAAAGACCTGATATTTGTG CATTCAGGGATAGGGGGAGCTGCAGCAGGAAAAAAGAACCGGACCTGGAAAAACCTGAAACAGATTCTGGCAGTGGAACGGACTCTACCCTGGAAGATCAATGACCCCAATT ACTACAGCATTGATGCCCCTCCCTCCCTGAAGCCAGCCAAGAAATACTCAGACATCTCTGGACTCCCT GCGAACTACACTGACCCCCAGACCAAGCTGAGGTTCACGTCATCTGAGGAGTTCTCCTTCCTGCGCCTGCTCCCCACTGACGCCGTCACCGGTTACCTGGCGCTCCGCAAGGCCACCTGCATTGTACCCTGA
- the LOC120031473 gene encoding H-2 class II histocompatibility antigen, A-Q alpha chain-like isoform X1: MNLCVAIVVLTAVVCTSAEIPHETVYVLGCLEKTKVEAEAELQVDGEEVVYADFQSGQEVWTLPEFLGPFPSSTVRNFYKNAVKGRRLCWDALALWILEEKGPPEVKDAPESTIYPRDEEELGVENTLICFANHFYPPPVKVNWTKNGLEVTEGASLSRYYPNEDGTFHQLSSLSFTPQEGDVYACTVEHTALEDPKTRFWEYKVREVSGSSAGPAVFCGVGLTLGLLGVATGTFLYVKGQQFN; this comes from the exons ATGAACCTCTGTGTGGCTATTGTCGTTCTCACTGCGGTCGTCTGCACTTCGGCAGAAA TTCCTCATGAGACCGTCTATGTGCTGGGCTGTCTTGAGAAGACAAAGGTGGAGGCGGAGGCAGAGCTTCAGGTGGATGGGGAGGAAGTGGTATATGCTGACTTCCAGAGTGGACAGGAAGTTTGGACATTGCCTGAGTTCCTGGGGCCATTCCCAAGCTCTACTGTCCGTAACTTCTACAAGAATGCCGTTAAAGGCAGACGATTGTGTTGGGATGCCTTGGCTCTTTGGATATTAGAAGAAAAGGGTCCACCTGAGGTAAAAG atgcCCCTGAGAGCACCATCTACCCCAGGGATGAGGAGGAGCTGGGGGTGGAGAACACCCTTATCTGCTTTGCCAATCATTTCTACCCCCCGCCTGTCAAAGTCAACTGGACCAAGAATGGCCTGGAGGTGACTGAGGGAGCGTCTCTCAGTCGGTACTATCCTAATGAAGATGGAACGTTCCACCAGCTCTCCAGCCTGAGTTTCACTCCACAGGAGGGGGATGTCTATGCCTGCACTGTGGAGCACACAGCCTTGGAGGACCCCAAAACCAGGTTCTGGG AGTATAAGGTACGTGAGGTGAGTGGGTCCAGTGCTGGTCCTGCTGTATTCTGTGGAGTGGGCCTGACTCTGGGACTGTTGGGAGTGGCTACCGGAACATTCCTGTACGTCAAAGGACAACAGTTCAACTGA